Below is a genomic region from Trichomycterus rosablanca isolate fTriRos1 chromosome 15, fTriRos1.hap1, whole genome shotgun sequence.
GCCTCATGGTGCTTCTCTCCTCCTCCCAGCACACTTTCATACTTTTCTCCTCCAGTCTGTGTTGCTCTTCCTCCATCAGTCGGAGGCTCCGCACGTCCTGCAGGTTGCGTCTGGCTCTCTCCGTCTCCTCGGTCGTGGACGTCACGTTCTCCTTGTACTGCTGGAGCTGGGTCTCACAGAGGTGCTCCTTCCACACAGAGGTCAGCAGGTGCCTCTTCCTCACTGACTCGGAGAGCATCCTCATCCTTATCTGATGGTCCACTTCCTCCAGCAGACCCTTTCTGTCCCGACCCTGCCTGGCCCGCAGTCTCTCCGTCGCCAGCCGCTCGGCCCTCAGCTCGGCCTCCAGCTCCCTCAGCCTGTGTCTCCGCCGGGCCGGGCAGCAGGAGCGCAGGAACGACAGCAGTCGGTCTCGAACGGCCGACCACGGCATGGTTGTACcgccaggttttttttttttacttaaacaaaGGAACGTAGCACGAACACCAAACACAGACGAGTCTCTCGAGTCGTCGAAACTGAAGTGATCTGAAAGTCACCAAGTGTGTGGTTATATAGGGGCTGTACGTGTGATGTCATCCTGTCTGTGACATCATCGTGttctacagctctgcacctttcagtcctgtttagaCTCCTCCCCctgttttatacataaacacacacacacacacacacacacacactctcacacacacacacacacacacacacacactctctctctcacacacacacacactttcagtcctgtttagaCCCCTCCCCctgttttatacataaacacacacacacacacactcaactcaaactcaaacgaagctttattggcatgacaaataaggacattcgtattgccaaagcaagttacagggaaatgtaaacaataaaaataagaaagaacaaaaatatacagaacagttacatgtgcaaaaaatatagaatagaataaaatattaataaaaacagtgcaaaataataacaataaaaagtataatatttacaataatgaggtagtaaaacaatcagtttgtgcgtgtgtgtgtatgtgtgcttgtgtgtgcgtgtgtgtgtgtgtgtgtgtgtgtgtgtatatgggacatggtcacccactgtccctcacctggtggcaggtgtgtgtatagagtgctgctagtgtgcagctctctctgtgctcccccagtaggtggggcagtttgtcgaggtctgggagggaggtgaagttggggatgatgttattaaatttagggaagaattgggagcggacgtggtggtacttggtacaccgggtgaggaagtgcagctccgtctctactgtactgagagtgcagtgctgacacaacctctcctcccggggcagccaggaccgggtgtgtcgccccgtctccacggccaggtcgtgtgcgctcagtctgtacctcgtcagggtgtttcttaatttatggtcggatactgtgctcagatagtctgctgcactgtagtgtctgtttagggtcaaatagcactgcattttactttgagttttagtttcagtttcccaataattcagatatttagttctgagtttttgtgtaatttggttttttttaattgggtttgcagatttcttctgttcctgagtctttattgtgttagtgtgtgttagtggtgtggcggcgtgtgttagtaatgtgtttgtgtgtgttattagggtgtctgtgtgtgttagtggtgtatctgtgtgtgttagtggtgtatgggtgcagtgactcaggaccagttggattaggggactggtatgtttgctcagctcttggtgtttcagggctttataatgataagtttgggggtcgctctcatttagatgtttccagaagttgattgctcttctctgtatgtttataattagtggaaatcggcctaattctgccctgcacgcattgttcgtggtgtgtctgtgcacctttaggatgcttttacagaactctgtgtgcagggtctctaatggatgtttgtcccaattatggaattgatggtgtgtaagcgaaccccaaacttcactgccatatagagcaatcggttcaattattgattcaaaaattttaagccagattcgaactggaatttccacgaatgtttgacgttttatggcgtagaaggccctgcgagctttttctctcagttcatttactgccgggttaaagtttcctgtggaactgatgttcagtccgaggtaagtataatctttagtgtgctcaatttcatggtgtcctaatttatatgtgtgtttggttccctgagatc
It encodes:
- the LOC134328245 gene encoding putative golgin subfamily A member 6-like protein 3, translating into MPWSAVRDRLLSFLRSCCPARRRHRLRELEAELRAERLATERLRARQGRDRKGLLEEVDHQIRMRMLSESVRKRHLLTSVWKEHLCETQLQQYKENVTSTTEETERARRNLQDVRSLRLMEEEQHRLEEKSMKVCWEEERSTMRQENEELMRRVGELEEL